One Algibacter sp. L3A6 genomic region harbors:
- the pbpC gene encoding penicillin-binding protein 1C, with the protein MLNYIKQHKVKSAIVALILVAYYFCLPNPLFKDPTATVITSSNNQLLGAQIAKDGQWRFPHNDSIPNKFKTCIVQFEDEYFYKHPGFNPISIFKALKENLKSGGIKRGGSTITQQVIRLARKGKSRTYFEKIIEIILATRLELSKSKNTILTHYASNAPFGGNVVGLDAASWRYFNRNANNLSWAESATLAVLPNAPSLIYPGKNQERLLKKRNRLLKKLLENSKIDTLTYELSVAEGLPQKPYPLPQTAPHLLQKVAQRQSGARVQTTIDIKLQNRINYIVKNHYNKLSQNEIYNAAVLVLDVKTRQVLAYIGNTPTDRAHQKDVDIIDKPRSTGSILKPFLYAAMLDSGDLLPNTLVADVPTQYGSYNPENYNKTYDGAVPASRALSRSLNVPAVRMLQDFGLDRFYQYLKFLKLKDLKYDANHYGLSLILGGAESNLWDLCKSYAALSSTLNHFSENSSTYFSNEFCEPTFLASTKINFGKQTTDKTLFDAASTYLTYQSLKEVNRPESDESWEFFDGSKQIAWKTGTSFGFRDAWAIGSTKDYVVGVWVGNADGEGRPGLVGVQAAAPIMFDVFESLPNSDWFPKPFDEMKKVAICKQSGHRASQYCDTAEEKYIQLAGLKTKPCPYHVLIHLNKDETYQVNSSCEDIGNITHKSWFVLPPLMNYYYKTKNPFYKPLPKFKPDCFSENAVSIEFIYPKENNTIFLPKDFDGKTNELILKIAHSRPELNIHWSIDERFIGTTKDIHEMAIIPEIGTHIITVVDAYGNELKRSITVGL; encoded by the coding sequence ATGTTAAACTACATAAAACAACATAAAGTAAAATCGGCAATAGTGGCGCTAATTCTAGTAGCCTACTATTTTTGTTTACCCAACCCACTATTTAAAGACCCTACAGCTACAGTAATTACGAGTTCTAACAACCAATTGCTTGGTGCGCAAATTGCAAAAGACGGACAATGGCGATTTCCACATAACGATTCTATTCCTAATAAATTTAAAACCTGCATTGTTCAGTTTGAAGACGAATATTTCTATAAACACCCTGGTTTTAATCCTATATCAATTTTTAAAGCTTTAAAAGAAAATTTAAAATCTGGTGGTATAAAACGTGGCGGAAGTACTATTACGCAGCAAGTAATTCGATTAGCGCGGAAAGGGAAAAGCAGAACCTATTTCGAAAAAATTATTGAAATTATATTGGCGACACGCCTAGAGTTATCTAAATCTAAAAACACCATTTTAACGCATTACGCAAGTAATGCCCCTTTCGGGGGAAATGTGGTTGGTCTAGATGCTGCATCATGGCGGTATTTTAACCGAAACGCCAACAACCTCTCTTGGGCAGAAAGTGCAACATTAGCAGTTTTACCCAATGCGCCAAGTTTAATTTACCCTGGAAAAAACCAAGAACGTTTATTAAAAAAGCGAAATAGATTATTAAAAAAACTTCTAGAAAACTCAAAAATAGACACACTTACTTACGAGCTTTCTGTTGCCGAAGGTTTACCACAAAAACCCTACCCGTTGCCACAAACCGCACCACACTTATTACAAAAAGTAGCACAAAGACAAAGTGGAGCCCGCGTACAAACCACTATTGATATTAAATTACAAAACCGTATAAACTACATTGTAAAGAACCACTATAATAAATTAAGTCAAAACGAAATTTACAATGCAGCCGTTTTAGTTTTAGATGTAAAAACAAGGCAAGTTCTAGCCTATATTGGCAATACACCTACCGATAGAGCACACCAAAAAGATGTCGATATTATTGATAAACCAAGAAGTACTGGCAGTATTTTAAAACCCTTTCTATACGCCGCCATGTTGGATTCTGGCGATTTACTACCCAATACCTTAGTGGCCGATGTGCCTACACAATATGGTAGTTATAATCCCGAAAACTACAATAAAACTTATGATGGTGCCGTGCCAGCAAGTCGTGCTTTATCAAGATCATTAAATGTGCCAGCTGTAAGAATGTTGCAAGATTTTGGTTTAGATAGATTTTATCAATATTTAAAATTTCTAAAATTAAAAGATTTAAAATACGATGCTAACCACTACGGTTTATCGCTTATACTTGGCGGGGCAGAAAGTAACCTTTGGGATTTATGTAAAAGTTACGCCGCACTATCTTCTACGTTAAATCATTTTTCTGAAAACTCGAGCACTTATTTTTCAAACGAATTTTGCGAACCCACTTTTTTAGCTTCAACTAAAATTAACTTCGGAAAGCAAACTACAGACAAAACGTTATTTGATGCCGCTTCTACCTACCTAACTTACCAAAGCTTAAAAGAAGTTAACCGACCAGAAAGTGACGAAAGTTGGGAGTTTTTTGATGGATCGAAACAAATTGCATGGAAAACAGGTACTAGTTTTGGTTTTCGAGATGCTTGGGCTATTGGCTCTACAAAAGATTACGTTGTAGGCGTTTGGGTTGGTAATGCCGATGGCGAAGGCCGCCCTGGTTTGGTTGGTGTGCAAGCAGCTGCACCAATAATGTTTGATGTTTTTGAAAGCTTACCTAACAGCGATTGGTTTCCAAAACCTTTTGATGAAATGAAAAAAGTAGCAATCTGTAAACAAAGTGGGCACCGTGCATCGCAATATTGTGATACTGCGGAAGAGAAATACATTCAGTTAGCAGGTTTAAAAACCAAACCTTGTCCATATCATGTTTTAATTCATTTAAATAAAGATGAAACTTATCAGGTAAATTCCTCGTGCGAAGACATTGGTAATATTACTCATAAATCTTGGTTTGTTTTACCTCCATTAATGAACTATTACTACAAAACTAAAAACCCGTTTTACAAACCATTACCTAAATTTAAGCCTGATTGTTTTAGCGAAAATGCCGTTTCTATAGAGTTTATTTACCCTAAAGAAAATAATACTATTTTTCTACC